The following proteins are co-located in the Argopecten irradians isolate NY chromosome 9, Ai_NY, whole genome shotgun sequence genome:
- the LOC138330898 gene encoding potassium voltage-gated channel protein Shaw-like: METAQINLRGTVFTTSLKTLQNYLETKLASLTHQSDNYNVEKDEYFFDRNPCSFHNILDFYSTGKIHISSAICVESFREELEFWEIPMKYISKCCWKTFYQIGEDMDVLEKIVTRLKCGQEPTNVDYSSLSIVHRLRSRIWQLLTDIQSSTSAKVLHCFLVMAMIVSILVYALETLEICRVDRHGSKMLDSNSSSIKLRLLWNTAPHPVLILLDFATNSILSLELALRIFTCPCIKRFWKSPMNIIDLLSCTGVWLCLAFSEMQPSLSYGPLWIMSCMFGFLYSIRILRLLRMFRFNCGMQILYLSIKSSARELYLLASAFICFVIIFAGFIYVAELQVDTFADMFVSLWWAVITMTTVGYGDHFPSTGTGFLVGTACAIVGILLIALPVAVTSSNFNDFNNFNKYRIRHFHMSRKHEPEKIRQCVKINQMKVKPIDHDKHSTLM; this comes from the exons ATGGAGACAGCACAAATTAATTTACGAGGAACCGTGTTCACGACGTCACTCAAGACGTTACAAAACTACCTAGAAACAAAGCTAGCATCACTTACACATCAATCGGACAACTACAACGTAGAAAAAGACGAATACTTCTTCGACAGAAATCCTTGTAGTTTTCATAATATCTTGGATTTCTATTCAACtggaaaaatacatatttcgTCAGCGATCTGCGTTGAGAGTTTTAGAGAAGAACTTGAATTTTGGGAAATTCCAATGAAGTATATTAGCAAGTGTTGTTGGAAGACATTTTACCAAATTGGTGAAGATATGGATGTGCTGGAGAAGATTGTAACTCGATTGAAATGCGGTCAGGAACCTACTAATGTCGATTACAGTAGTTTGTCTATAGTCCATCGTCTACGATCTAGAATATGGCAATTATTGACAGATATACAGTCGTCGACATCAGCCAAG GTCTTGCACTGTTTCCTTGTCATGGCGATGATCGTGTCCATTTTAGTGTATGCATTGGAGACACTGGAAATTTGCCGAGTAGACAGACATGGGAGCAAAATGTTGGATAGTAATTCGAGTTCAATAAAACTTCGGCTCCTCTGGAACACTGCACCTCATCCCGTACTTATCCTATTAGATTTTGCAACAAACTCTATTTTATCACTAGAACTTGCCTTACGCATATTCACCTGCCCATGCATAAAAAGGTTTTGGAAAAGCCCGATGAACATCATAGACTTGTTGTCATGTACAGGTGTATGGCTGTGCTTGGCTTTCTCAGAAATGCAGCCTTCTCTCTCTTACGGTCCTTTATGGATCATGTCGTGTATGTTCGGATTTCTTTACTCTATCCGGATCTTGCGACTTCTACGAATGTTTCGTTTCAACTGTGGAATGCAAATTCTCTATCTGAGTATCAAATCCAGCGCCAGAGAACTTTATCTGCTCGCTTCTGCCTTTATATGTTTTGTGATTATATTCGCCGGATTTATATACGTAGCCGAACTACAGGTCGACACGTTTGCCGATATGTTTGTATCACTGTGGTGGGCGGTGATTACCATGACAACAGTGGGTTACGGTGACCATTTTCCCTCCACTGGCACCGGTTTTCTTGTTGGAACAGCTTGTGCTATAGTAGGCATATTACTGATTGCACTTCCTGTTGCAGTTACCTCATCAAATTTCAATGACTTTAACAATTTTAACAAGTACCGGATTCGTCATTTTCACATGTCCAGAAAGCATGAACCCGAGAAAATAAGACAATGTGTTAAAATAAATCAGATGAAAGTCAAGCCAATTGATCACGATAAGCATTCAACTTTGATGTAA
- the LOC138331791 gene encoding uncharacterized protein has protein sequence MVVWGKVGEVEPPYLVMPLTVEPSKPRLCHDERFLNLWIKDNSFTLDTLKEVPRVIPKGSYMSNIDDKSGYDHISLSVNSRKYFGVQFGGWYLVYTSLPFGFKASAYIYQMTGMSVTSYCRQLGVPCLQYIDDRLIGEATAQGGMSKDQCGNPQRATAALYIVCEVLVRVGYFIGLRKSVFQPSQILQFLGMLVDSANQCFRIPPIKIEKFKLLRNSVLKGQCVDLNTLQRFAGKCISFMLAVPGAKLFIREVNRAIGRASKNSRPVMLDDKLREEIQHWEFMDTFTEWVPWRAERHLQVSIATDASLFRWGAVVGEQRGIGDFFPTDDDRPIHLKEADAVLKTIATHEGSMKNHRVDAHVDNRAVVAAWEGQGCRSSELNDLIKGIFAITQRSNIDLRLQYIPSAENPADLESRRKSLADCKLSESVWGRVQSVFGPHTVDLMALDSNAMLERDGQRLRHFTPYPLPESAGVNIFAQDLSSERFPYVFPPFCLISSVLKFLIEQKPKQCTFVFPKPEVLPSWWPRLCSHATDWLELGTTGDTSVILGPSKSGFSPVALRTPLMVARLAFP, from the coding sequence ATGGTCGTATGGGGAAAGGTTGGGGAAGTTGAGCCACCATATTTGGTGATGCCACTCACAGTTGAACCTAGTAAACCTCGCCTCTGTCATGATGAACGGTTTCTTAATCTTTGGATCAAGGACAATAGTTTTACCCTTGATACACTGAAGGAAGTTCCTCGGGTTATCCCTAAGGGTTCATACATGTCGAACATTGACGACAAGTCTGGGTATGACCACATCAGTCTTTCGGTGAACTCCAGGAAGTATTTTGGTGTCCAGTTTGGGGGATGGTACCTTGTTTATACTTCCCTTCCCTTTGGATTTAAAGCTAGTGCTTATATTTACCAAATGACTGGTATGTCAGTTACAAGCTACTGTAGGCAGCTTGGTGTACCCTGTCTTCAGTATATCGACGACAGGTTGATTGGTGAGGCTACAGCTCAAGGTGGAATGAGCAAAGATCAATGTGGCAATCCTCAAAGAGCAACAGCTgctttgtacatagtgtgtgaAGTTCTTGTAAGAGTTGGCTATTTCATCGGCTTACGGAAGTCTGTATTTCAGCCCAGCCAGATCCTACAGTTTCTTGGGATGTTGGTGGATTCGGCTAATCAGTGTTTTCGTATTCCCCCCATCAAGATTGAGAAGTTTAAGTTACTTAGAAATTCTGTTCTCAAGGGTCAGTGTGTTGATTTAAACACTTTACAACGGTTCGCCGGAAAGTGTATTTCTTTCATGCTAGCCGTCCCTGGTGCAAAGTTGTTTATTCGGGAGGTCAATAGGGCTATCGGTAGGGCAAGCAAGAACAGTCGACCAGTTATGTTAGATGACAAGCTCCGAGAGGAAATTCAGCATTGGGAGTTCATGGACACTTTTACAGAATGGGTGCCATGGAGAGCTGAGAGGCATCTCCAGGTTAGTATAGCAACAGATGCTTCCCTGTTTCGGTGGGGAGCAGTGGTTGGAGAACAAAGAGGCATTGGGGATTTCTTCCCAACAGATGATGACCGCCCTATCCACCTTAAGGAGGCAGACGCTGTGCTAAAAACTATTGCCACCCATGAGGGGAGCATGAAAAACCACAGGGTTGATGCACATGTTGACAATAGGGCTGTGGTGGCTGCATGGGAAGGACAGGGGTGTCGAAGCTCAGAGTTAAATGATCTAATAAAGGGGATTTTTGCAATAACACAAAGAAGCAATATTGACCTACGCTTACAGTACATACCATCAGCAGAGAACCCAGCAGATCTTGAATCCCGACGTAAGTCTTTGGCAGACTGCAAGTTGTCGGAGTCTGTTTGGGGGCGGGTTCAATCAGTTTTTGGTCCCCACACTGTGGACCTCATGGCGCTGGACTCTAATGCAATGTTAGAAAGGGATGGCCAGCGTTTACGCCATTTTACCCCATACCCATTACCAGAGTCGGCAGGTGTGAACATTTTTGCTCAGGACCTTTCTTCTGAGAGGTTTCCTTATGTCTTTCCCCCATTTTGCCTAATTTCTTCTGTTCTTAAGTTCTTGATAGAACAAAAACCAAAGCAGTGCACTTTCGTTTTTCCAAAACCTGAGGTGTTGCCTTCATGGTGGCCAAGGCTATGTTCACATGCTACAGACTGGCTCGAACTGGGGACAACGGGTGATACTAGTGTCATTTTGGGTCCATCAAAGTCTGGCTTCAGTCCAGTTGCTTTACGTACTCCCTTGATGGTGGCCAGGCTTGCCTTTCCCTAA